Proteins co-encoded in one Sebastes fasciatus isolate fSebFas1 chromosome 11, fSebFas1.pri, whole genome shotgun sequence genomic window:
- the eif4g1a gene encoding eukaryotic translation initiation factor 4 gamma 1a isoform X5, producing MNKPPQPIAGPTSVPNPSPSPGLTQAAYGPGQPPSLVFATPPPPQMNSAPQPRQFAAGPRTLHQQGGYRALQSYYQNRPAMATSAPRVQASSGPRPVGPTHVYPPTSQMMMISQQQLSFAGSPQGYFIPPGQYRAPYMPPTQQYPVAGGTPGFYPGTSPAEYPAYAGAYYPAQPQYSPSVQPAPVMINPAQQQQPAPPPQQPPAQPQGPPKRERKPIRIRDPNQGGRDITEEIMSGGRSTTTPTPPQASAADTSSAQTNGEVTQPATTVTRRDENTEPPASAETPPPPAPVNTEPAEEAKEETDNQITPPAELAAQSVAPTAAAEVPTPLIKDLQSTASLPEAAAASTTTPAEAENTVDTKVSDTVDAPVGPSASLAAQEAPVQMEEPQAAPAPAEKVQEKEEKRTEDMKKLEKEEPVASAKLEPEVEVAATVPPVNEAKEETATKTETEVSPPPPSAQEPAAPQTQSVAPSSAPEPEPEPEPTPAEAAEPLLSNGLPQDTEELPEDVEFSDTTPLDKPDASQSQESTPVAKTALPVQEQEEEQEKKEEERKEKSEEAPPAPVSCPTEESTMQAATSVPKKRKNMKEFNKKENIGDLLDAFTEEQEAKPAPEPSSTSTQADPAPVAPPEPPAEVVDETWEEQEDKQNAVPKATPEPTDQKYQYKGEQWKPIDPEDKKRYDREFLLGFQFISASMNKPDGLPTISDVVLDKANKTPMRPPDPARMMNVGPDFTPSYLGNLGSRSVGGPRGPPPGPRRSQQGQRKEPRKIILSSMSLGDEVQLNKAEKAWKPAAKKSTRERAAEEEESDDPEQAKTQELFKRLRSILNKLTPQKFQELMKQVMDMTIDTEERLKGAIDLIFEKAISEPNFSVAYANMCRCLMGLKVPTSDKPGVFVNFRKLLLNRCQKEFEKDQDDDVIFEKKQKDMEAAKEGEERERLRVELQDSRDQARRRSLGNIKFIGELFKLKMLTEAIMHDCVVKLLKNHDEESLECLCRLFSTIGKDLDFEKAKPRMDQYFNQMDKIIKEKKTSSRIRFMLQDVLDLRKCNWVSRRGDQGPKTIEQIHKDAELEEQREHIKVQQQLLNRGSGGGGGGGGGGGGGGGGGGRMGGNMGGRGSHTPGGGRPSQPQDEGWNTVPISKNRPIDTTRLSKITKPGSLDFNTTLLAPGGKGMWGSWGKGSSGGTGAKPASGEPESGRPATSTVNRFSALQQSGSQVSSSDSDRGASQRSSSSRERAGERERGDRDKDRFDRFDRSEGREGRDDRSNRNQITKRSFSRESQERGGRTGDLRALTEPVRRVASMTDTRDRGSRDRGSRDRGSRDRGSRDRGSRDRGSIDSGSRDRGSRDRGSEDRAPSKDLPAVKRESAPTPPPSLPKPALSEEELEKKSNAIIEEYLHINDLKEALQCVTELNCASLLYVFVRSGVESTLERSTVARERMGMLLHQLVKAEVLPTEQYYKGLEETLEAAEDTAIDIPHIWLYLAELIIPMLHEGGIPMGQLFREISKPLVPLGQAGVMLVQILKLLCKEMTPKKVGAMWTEGGLNWTDFLPEDEDVNKFVTEQKVEFTTGEETESKEVDEKKVLTGEEISKQLDRLIQDKANNQRIRDWAEANLDEQQTASNQFVRALMTSVCQSAIICDSPYRVDARQIGQRASLLQRYLSDEQKELQALYALQALMVHMEQPANLLRMFFDALYDEDVIKEEAFYKWETSKDPAEQTGKGVALKSVTAFFTWLREAEEESDKE from the exons ATGAACAAACCACCACAGCCTATAGCGGGACCCACTTCTGTCCCAAACCCTTCCCCATCCCCTGGATTGACACAG GCCGCCTACGGTCCAGGACAGCCCCCTTCTCTTGTTTTTGctacccctccacctccacaaaTGAACTCTGCACCGCAGCCAAGACAG TTTGCTGCAGGCCCCCGTACTTTACACCAACAG GGTGGATACAGAGCGTTACAG AGTTACTATCAGAACCGACCAGCCATGGCCACCAGTGCTCCAAGGGTACAGGCGAGTAGCGGCCCACGACCTGTCGGACCTACTCATGTCTACCCACCCACCTcccagatgatgatgatttccCAGCAGCAGCTGTCTTTTGCTGGCTCCCCTCAGGGCTACTTCATCCCCCCTGGACAG TACCGGGCCCCATATATGCCTCCTACTCAGCAGTATCCTGTGGCCGGCGGTACACCAGGCTTCTATCCGGGAACTAGCCCTGCTGAATACCCTGCTTATG CAGGAGCATACTATCCTGCTCAGCCGCAGTACTCTCCGTCTGTCCAGCCGGCACCGGTCATGATCAACCCCGCCCAGCAACAGCAACCAGCCCCGCCTCCTCAGCAACCACCGGCACAGCCACAAGGGCCACCAAAGAGGGAACGCAAACCG ATAAGGATACGAGACCCCAACCAGGGCGGCCGTGATATCACAGAGGAGATCATGTCAGGTGGAAGGTCCACCACCACACCGACTCCCCCACAG GCCTCCGCTGCAGATACAAGTTCTGCACAGACCAATGGTGAAGTTACACAGCCTGCCACTACAGTGACTAGAAGAG ATGAAAACACTGAGCCCCCTGCTAGCGCTGAAACCCCGCCACCTCCTGCTCCAGTAAATACAGAGCCAGCGGAGGAGGCCAAAGAGGAAACGGACAACCAGATAACACCGCCTGCTGAGTTAGCCGCACAATCTGTAGCCCCTACAGCCGCTGCTGAGGTGCCAACCCCATTGATAAAGGACCTGCAGTCTACCGCTTCCCTgcctgaagcagcagcagcatctacTACTACTCCTGCTGAAGCAGAAAATACAGTTGATACTAAAGTTAGTGACACAGTAGACGCTCCTGTCGGCCCTTCAGCATCATTAGCAGCACAAGAGGCGCCTGTCCAAATGGAAGAACCACAGgctgctccagctccagctgagAAGGtacaagaaaaggaagaaaagagaacAGAGGACATGAAGAAATTGGAAAAAGAGGAGCCGGTGGCCAGCGCTAAGTTGGAGCCTGAAGTTGAGGTTGCTGCAACGGTTCCCCCTGTTAACGAGGCAAAGGAAGAAACGGCTACAAAGACCGAAACTGAAgtctctccacctccaccctctGCACAGGAACCTGCTGCTCCACAGACCCAGAGCGTTGCCCCGAGCTCTGcccctgaacctgaacctgaacctgaacccacACCGGCTGAAGCGGCAGAGCCTCTTCTCTCCAACGGCCTTCCTCAAGACACTGAGGAACTGCCTGAGGATGTGGAATTTTCAGACACTACACCCCTTGACAAGCCTGATGCTTCTCAATCTCAGGAATCCACACCTGTGGCTAAAACGGCATTGCCTGtccaggagcaggaggaagaacaggagaagaaggaggaagagaggaaggagaaaagCGAGGAAGCCCCTCCTGCCCCTGTTAGCTGCCCTACAGAGGAATCTACTATGCAAG CTGCAACGTCTGTgccaaagaagaggaagaacatGAAGGAGTTCAACAAGAAGGAGAACATTGGAGACCTCCTGGATGCCTTCACAGAG GAGCAAGAAGCCAAGCCTGCTCCTGAGCCCTCGTCCACTTCCACTCAGGCCGACCCGGCCCCTGTTGCTCCACCTGAACCTCCCGCTGAGGTTGTAGATGAGACCTGGGAGGAGCAAGAGGACAAGCAGAATGCAGTACCTAAAGCCACACCTGAGCCAACTGATCAGAAATACCAGTACAAAGGAG AACAATGGAAGCCGATAGACCCAGAAGACAAGAAGCGGTACGACAGGGAGTTCCTCCTGGGCTTCCAGTTCATCAGCGCCAGTATGAACAAACCTGATGGCCTGCCGACCATCAGTGATGTGGTCCTGGACAAG GCAAACAAGACTCCAATGCGGCCTCCTGACCCAGCTCGGATGATGAATGTTGGTCCTGATTTTACTCCCTCATATTTGGGGAACCTTGGGAGCAGATCAGTCGGAGGACCACGAGGCCCG CCACCTGGGCCACGTCGCTCCCAGCAGGGTCAGAGGAAAGAGCCCAGGAAAATCATCCTCAGCAGCATGTCCCTCGGTGACGAAGTGCAGCTCAACAAGGCTGAGAAGGCCTGGAAGCCCGCGGCGAAAAAGTCCACTCGAGAACGCGccgcagaggaagaggaaagcgATGATCCCGAACAGGCCAAGACTCAAGAGCTGTTCAAGCGTCTACGCAGTATCCTCAACAAGCTGACCCCTCAGAAGTTTCAGGAGTTGATGAAACAAGTAATGGATATGACGATAGACACGGAGGAGAGGCTGAAGGGTGCCATTGACCTCATCTTTGAGAAGGCAATCTCAGAGCCGAACTTCTCTGTGGCCTACGCCAACATGTGCCGCTGCCTTATGGGG TTGAAAGTCCCCACCTCAGACAAGCCAGGAGTTTTTGTGAACTTCCGCAAACTGCTGCTCAACCGCTGCCAGAAAGAGTTTGAGAAGGACCAGGACGATGATGTAATCTTTGAGAAAAAGCAAAAAGACATGGAGGCTGCCAAAGAA GGAGAGGAGCGTGAGCGCTTGAGGGTGGAGCTGCAGGATTCCAGAGACCAGGCCCGCCGCCGTTCACTGGGTAACATAAAGTTCATTGGCGAGCTCTTCAAGCTGAAGATGCTGACAGAGGCCATCATGCACGACTGTGTAGTGAAACTACTGAAGAATCATGATGAAGAGTCTCTGGAGTGTCTCTGCAGGCTGTTCTCCACAATTGGTAAAGACCTGGACTTTGAGAAGGCCAAG CCTCGCATGGATCAGTACTTCAACCAGATGGACAAGATCATCAAAGAGAAAAAGACCTCATCCAGAATCCGCTTCATGCTACAAGACGTCTTGGACCTCAGAAag TGTAACTGGGTGTCTCGTAGAGGAGACCAGGGTCCTAAAACAATCGAACAGATCCACAAGGACGCAGagctggaggagcagagggaACACATCAAAGTCCAGCAGCAGCTTCTGAacagaggaagtggaggaggtggaggaggtggtggaggaggaggaggaggaggaggcggcggcggcaggATGGGAGGGAACATGGGGGGCCGAGGCTCCCACACACCAGGAGGTGGCCGGCCTAGCCAGCCTCAGGATGAGGGATGGAACACGGTGCCCATCTCCAAGAACAGACCCATCGACACCACCCGCCTTAGCAAGATCACAAAG CCTGGTTCTCTGGACTTCAACACTACACTGTTGGCTCCAGGGGGAAAAGGCATGTGGGGCAGCTGGGGCAAAGGCAGCAGTGGAGGAACTGGAGCGAAACCAGCAAGCGGAGAGCCGG AATCTGGTCGTCCAGCCACCAGCACCGTCAACCGTTTCTCAGCCCTGCAACAGTCTGGTTCGCAGGTGTCTTCATCTGACTCTGACCGCGGAGCTTCTCAGAG GTCAAGCTCCAGCCGTGAGCGTGCTGGCGAACGAGAAAGGGGCGATCGCGACAAGGATCGCTTTGACCGATTCGATCGCAGCGAGGGACGGGAAGGTCGCGACGACAGGAGCAACCGCAACCAAATCACCAAGAGAAGCTTCAGCAGAGAGTCACAGGAGCGCGGCGGGAGGACCGGAGACCTCCGGGCCTTGACTGAGCCTGTGCGCCGCGTGGCCAGCATGACCGACACCAGGGACCGAGGAAGCCGGGACCGAGGAAGCCGGGACCGAGGAAGCAGGGACCGAGGAAGCAGAGACCGAGGAAGCAGAGACCGAGGAAGCATCGACAGCGGAAGCAGAGACCGAGGAAGCAGAGATCGAGGAAGTGAGGACAGGGCCCCAAGCAAAGATCTCCCAG cagtTAAGCGTGAGAGCGCCcccactcctcctccctctcttccaaAACCTGCCTTGAGTGAAGAGGAGTTGGAGAAGAAGTCAAACGCCATCATTGAAGAATACCTCCACATTAATGACTTGAAG GAGGCGTTGCAGTGTGTGACAGAACTCAACTGTGCCTCACTGCTCTACGTGTTTGTGCGGAGCGGCGTGGAGTCGACGCTTGAGCGCAGCACCGTGGCTAGAGAGCGCATGGGCATGTTGCTGCACCAGCTCGTAAAGGCAGAGGTATTGCCCACAGAGCAGTACTACAAAGG GCTAGAAGAGACCCTGGAGGCTGCGGAAGACACGGCCATAGATATACCTCACATCTGGCTCTACCTGGCTGAACTCATTATCCCCATGCTCCATGAGGGAGGCATCCCTATGGGACAGCTCTTCAG GGAGATCTCCAAGCCTCTCGTGCCTCTGGGGCAGGCTGGCGTGATGCTGGTACAGATCCTCAAGTTGCTCTGCAAAGAGATG ACCCCTAAGAAGGTCGGGGCCATGTGGACAGAGGGTGGGCTGAATTGGACTGATTTCCTACCCGAGGATGAAGACGTCAACAAGTTTGTCACTGAGCAG AAAGTGGAGTTCACCACAGGAGAGGAGACGGAGTCAAAGGAAGTGGATGAGAAGAAGGTCCTCACTGGAGAGGAGATCAGCAAACAGCTGGACAGACTCATCCAGGACAAAGCCAACAACCAGCGCATCAGAGACTGGGCTGAG GCTAACTTGGACGAGCAGCAAACTGCTTCCAACCAGTTCGTACGAGCACTGATGacgtcagtgtgtcagtctgCCATCATAT GTGACAGCCCGTACAGGGTAGATGCACGGCAGATCGGCCAGAGAGCCAGTCTGCTGCAGAGATACCTGTCTGATGAGCAGAAGGAGCTGCAGGCCCTCTACGCCCTCCAGGCTCTGATGGTGCACATGGAGCAGCCAGCGA ACCTCCTGCGGATGTTCTTTGACGCCTTGTACGACGAAGACGTTATTAAAGAGGAGGCCTTCTACAAATGGGAAACCAGCAAAGACCCTGCGGAGCAAACAGGCAAAggtgtggccttgaaatcagtCACCGCCTTCTTCACCTGGCTCCGCGAGGCCGAGGAGGAGTCTGACAAGGAGTAA